Proteins from a single region of Fundidesulfovibrio magnetotacticus:
- a CDS encoding serine hydrolase domain-containing protein, with amino-acid sequence MGRLALALAACVLLLLPASAPAADPYAPLKKRLTEFLTRQMRANQVKGLAVVLLDGPRIAWMQGFGWADEAQDAPAGPDTVWRMGSISKVVTSYRAAMLAQAGSLDLDGDVRRHVPAFAVRSRFPEAAITPRMLMTHHSGLPTDILAGMWTDRPESLEAFIPRIAGESLCSPPGREWRYSNVGFSLLGRAIEEVEGLPFAEAMRRGLLAPLGMADSGFELTPALARRLAQGYVAGRPAPSPPLRDQPAGSLYSTAGDMARFMSFALSGGRGLLTEEWTQRMGVVQFPGHPLDFGLEMGLGWMVSGLSMADGHRLWWHGGAAAPFQTLMVVQPDEDLGVALLSNSMEASRFLPQAALMALDMALEARTRRRAPPPPRVPPPRVVRLAAEELASFAGPYATVGAQLGHVRLAGAGLYADIPGRAFEMVPLLDGAFAVQRDTLAGLFPRLDRELSVRPAQTDGRRFLVLQGQAMPLPFEQLPRTPLPPAWTARLGNYAPDGPCEGLCYVRLELAQAQDGVLTARLFLAAGSAPPGPPAVFPLLPVSDAEAVIAGAGVGTGQAVRAVEGGLYHSGYLFRPAP; translated from the coding sequence ATGGGACGCCTCGCCCTCGCTCTGGCGGCGTGCGTCCTTCTGCTCCTCCCCGCGTCCGCGCCCGCGGCCGACCCCTACGCTCCCCTCAAGAAGCGCCTCACGGAATTCCTCACGCGCCAGATGCGCGCCAACCAGGTCAAGGGACTGGCCGTGGTCCTGCTGGACGGACCGCGCATCGCCTGGATGCAGGGCTTCGGCTGGGCCGACGAGGCGCAAGACGCGCCCGCCGGGCCGGACACGGTGTGGCGCATGGGGTCGATCTCCAAGGTGGTCACAAGCTACCGCGCCGCCATGCTGGCCCAGGCCGGTAGCCTGGACCTGGACGGCGACGTGCGCCGCCACGTGCCCGCCTTCGCCGTGCGCAGCCGCTTCCCCGAGGCCGCCATCACCCCGCGCATGCTCATGACCCACCACTCCGGGCTGCCCACGGACATCCTGGCAGGCATGTGGACCGACCGCCCCGAGAGCCTGGAGGCCTTCATCCCCCGCATCGCGGGGGAGTCCCTGTGCAGCCCGCCCGGGCGCGAGTGGCGCTATTCCAACGTGGGTTTTTCGCTGCTTGGCCGGGCAATCGAAGAGGTGGAGGGCCTGCCCTTCGCCGAGGCCATGCGCCGGGGCCTGCTGGCCCCCCTGGGCATGGCGGACTCGGGTTTCGAGCTCACTCCCGCCCTGGCCCGGCGTCTGGCCCAGGGCTACGTGGCGGGTCGCCCGGCCCCGAGCCCGCCCCTGCGCGACCAGCCCGCCGGGTCGCTCTATTCCACGGCCGGGGACATGGCGCGCTTCATGAGCTTCGCGCTCTCGGGCGGACGGGGCCTGCTCACCGAGGAGTGGACCCAGCGCATGGGCGTGGTGCAGTTCCCCGGCCATCCACTGGATTTCGGCCTGGAGATGGGCCTGGGCTGGATGGTCTCCGGGCTCTCCATGGCAGACGGCCACAGGCTCTGGTGGCACGGCGGCGCGGCCGCCCCCTTCCAGACCCTGATGGTGGTCCAGCCCGACGAGGACCTGGGGGTGGCGCTCCTCTCCAACTCCATGGAGGCCTCGCGCTTCCTGCCCCAGGCGGCGCTCATGGCCCTGGACATGGCCCTGGAGGCCAGGACCAGGCGGCGCGCCCCGCCCCCTCCCCGCGTCCCGCCGCCAAGGGTCGTGCGCCTGGCCGCCGAGGAACTGGCCTCCTTCGCCGGTCCCTACGCCACCGTGGGCGCGCAGCTGGGCCACGTGCGCCTGGCCGGGGCCGGCCTCTACGCCGACATCCCGGGCCGGGCTTTCGAGATGGTCCCGCTGCTGGACGGGGCCTTCGCCGTGCAGCGCGACACGCTGGCCGGGCTTTTCCCGCGCCTGGACCGCGAGCTCTCCGTGCGCCCGGCCCAGACGGACGGCCGACGCTTCCTGGTGCTCCAGGGGCAGGCCATGCCCCTGCCCTTCGAGCAGCTGCCCCGCACCCCCCTGCCGCCCGCCTGGACCGCCCGCCTGGGAAACTACGCCCCGGACGGCCCCTGCGAGGGGCTGTGCTACGTGCGCCTGGAGCTGGCCCAGGCCCAGGACGGCGTGCTCACTGCACGGCTCTTCCTGGCGGCAGGGTCCGCGCCGCCGGGGCCTCCGGCCGTGTTCCCGCTGCTGCCGGTCTCGGACGCCGAGGCGGTCATCGCCGGAGCGGGGGTGGGTACCGGCCAGGCCGTGCGCGCGGTGGAGGGCGGCCTCTACCATTCGGGCTATCTGTTCAGGCCCGCGCCCTGA